From a single Phalacrocorax aristotelis chromosome 1, bGulAri2.1, whole genome shotgun sequence genomic region:
- the MAFF gene encoding transcription factor MafF, whose amino-acid sequence MAADGLSSKALKVKRELGENTPLLSDEELMGLSVRELNHHLRGLSKEEVARLKQRRRTLKNRGYAASCRVKRVCQKEELQKQKMELEWEVDKLARENAAMRLELDTLRGKYEALQGFARTVAAHGTPAKVATASVITIVKSGANQAAYS is encoded by the exons ATGGCTGCAGACGGGCTCTCCAGCAAGGCCCTGAAG GTGAAGCGGGAGCTGGGGGAGAACACGCCGCTGCTGTCAGATGAGGAGCTGATGGGGCTGTCGGTGCGGGAGCTCAACCACCACCTGCGGGGCCTCTCCAAGGAGGAGGTGGCGAGGCTGAAGCAGCGCCGGCGGACGCTGAAGAACCGGGGTTATGCTGCCAGCTGCCGGGTGAAGCGCGTGTGTcagaaggaagagctgcagaagcagaagatgGAGCTGGAGTGGGAGGTGGACAAGCTGGCCCGGGAAAATGCCGCCATGCGCCTGGAGCTTGACACGCTCCGTGGCAAGTACGAGGCCCTGCAGGGCTTCGCCCGCACCGTAGCTGCCCATGGGACCCCTGCCAAGGTGGCCACCGCCAGTGTCATCACCATCGTCAAGTCCGGTGCCAACCAGGCCGCCTATTCCTAG